One Prodigiosinella aquatilis DNA window includes the following coding sequences:
- a CDS encoding efflux RND transporter periplasmic adaptor subunit: MVFAGFFTISPNLFAAQTDDALLQEPSVPAVSASTVREARGVLRAIDQATLSSELNAKVVEMPFRDGESFHKGALLVRFDCSAYQAQLAAAKAAARAAQQELSQNRQLAEMKSVGRNAVALSEAHLAQAVAESQVYQIQTSRCLITAPFDGQIVSRKVQVSEYVGQGTPLLEIVDNRHLEIHLLVPSRWLISLKPKQTFTFTPDETGDPLAAEIVRIGARIDESSQTLNLIGRVIKPDSRLLAGMSGSARFTESQ; the protein is encoded by the coding sequence CTGGTGTTTGCCGGTTTTTTTACTATCTCACCGAATCTTTTCGCTGCTCAAACGGACGACGCTTTACTTCAGGAGCCTTCTGTGCCTGCTGTTTCCGCTTCCACGGTCAGAGAAGCCCGGGGGGTACTGCGCGCTATCGATCAAGCAACACTTTCCAGTGAACTGAATGCTAAAGTAGTGGAAATGCCATTCCGTGATGGTGAATCGTTTCATAAAGGTGCTTTGCTGGTGCGTTTTGATTGTTCGGCATATCAGGCTCAACTGGCAGCAGCGAAGGCGGCGGCACGTGCCGCCCAGCAGGAACTGAGCCAAAACCGGCAACTGGCGGAAATGAAATCGGTGGGGCGGAATGCTGTTGCGTTATCGGAAGCTCATCTGGCGCAGGCGGTTGCAGAAAGCCAGGTTTATCAGATTCAGACCAGCCGTTGTCTCATCACCGCGCCTTTTGATGGACAGATTGTCTCCCGCAAGGTTCAGGTATCCGAGTATGTTGGGCAGGGGACGCCATTGCTGGAGATTGTGGACAACCGTCATCTGGAAATACATTTGCTGGTGCCATCACGCTGGTTGATATCACTTAAGCCGAAACAGACCTTTACGTTTACCCCGGATGAAACCGGTGATCCGCTAGCGGCTGAAATCGTACGTATCGGTGCGCGTATCGATGAAAGCAGTCAGACTCTGAATTTGATAGGCCGGGTGATAAAACCGGATAGTCGTTTACTGGCTGGAATGAGTGGCAGCGCCCGCTTTACGGAGTCA
- a CDS encoding TolC family protein translates to MNKCPKILSISVVALVISGCTVSTKPINKTESLRRANADLSIMFSHQEPVTGPITLHDAMARALKYNLEARVKVMEHALSQNQLDLASFDMLPRLAAEAGYVTRSNVSASSSRSVETGSQSLEPSTSQDKTRRVADLTMVWNVLDFGVSYVTAQQHSDQRWIADERRRKVVHTIVQDVQSAYWRAVAAERLLSRIDALIDRVNMARENSQKMTTQKVGDLVEAYTYQRALLDATRQLEEQRRALSLAKTELATLMNLPLGTQYVLALPDENQMPEPALHVDFNRLEKAALVNRPELREQDYQVRISAAETRKTLLRMLPGLEMSVGGNYDSNSFLVNQSWADAGIKVTWNLFNLFSGPTAHRVAKAGEAVAEARRQAMSMAVMAQLYVARANFSEAQRQYRTGRELQKLDSKILEQLRNRYKAGSIGELQLIQGELNAVNTSLRNDLAYAELRNAYSQIFVTVGLDPLANSKGLNDIASVSRSLDKTEKNWAAGNIAM, encoded by the coding sequence ATGAATAAATGCCCGAAAATTCTCAGTATCAGCGTTGTGGCGCTCGTTATCAGTGGTTGTACCGTGTCCACGAAGCCGATTAATAAAACGGAAAGCCTGCGGCGAGCAAACGCTGACCTCAGCATAATGTTTAGCCATCAGGAGCCGGTAACCGGACCGATCACATTGCACGACGCGATGGCCAGAGCGCTTAAATATAATCTTGAAGCCAGAGTTAAGGTGATGGAGCATGCGTTGTCTCAAAATCAGCTCGATCTGGCGAGTTTTGATATGTTACCCAGACTGGCAGCAGAGGCCGGGTATGTGACACGCAGTAACGTCAGTGCATCCAGTAGTCGTAGTGTTGAAACCGGAAGCCAGTCTCTGGAACCTTCTACATCTCAGGATAAAACCCGTCGTGTCGCCGATTTGACCATGGTCTGGAATGTTCTCGATTTTGGCGTCAGTTATGTCACGGCGCAACAACACTCCGATCAGCGCTGGATTGCCGATGAACGCCGACGCAAAGTAGTACACACCATTGTACAGGACGTGCAATCCGCCTACTGGCGCGCTGTGGCGGCGGAACGGTTGCTCAGTCGGATTGACGCGCTAATCGATCGTGTGAACATGGCGCGAGAAAATAGCCAGAAAATGACCACTCAGAAAGTCGGTGATCTGGTGGAAGCCTATACTTATCAGCGTGCATTACTGGATGCTACCCGGCAGTTGGAAGAACAGCGCCGGGCGTTGTCACTGGCCAAGACCGAGCTGGCGACCTTGATGAATTTACCATTAGGCACTCAGTATGTGCTGGCGTTACCGGATGAAAATCAGATGCCGGAACCGGCATTGCATGTTGACTTCAACCGGTTGGAAAAAGCCGCACTGGTTAACCGTCCGGAACTGCGCGAGCAGGATTATCAAGTGCGAATCAGCGCGGCAGAAACGCGTAAAACACTGTTACGCATGCTGCCGGGACTGGAAATGTCCGTCGGTGGAAATTACGACAGCAACTCGTTTTTGGTCAATCAAAGTTGGGCGGATGCCGGGATAAAAGTCACCTGGAATCTGTTTAATCTGTTTTCTGGCCCGACGGCGCATCGGGTAGCGAAAGCTGGGGAAGCCGTGGCAGAGGCTCGTCGTCAGGCGATGTCGATGGCGGTGATGGCGCAATTGTATGTAGCCCGTGCCAACTTTAGCGAAGCACAGCGGCAATACCGTACTGGGCGGGAACTACAAAAACTGGATTCGAAAATTCTGGAACAACTGCGTAATCGTTATAAGGCAGGCAGCATTGGTGAATTGCAGTTAATTCAGGGCGAACTGAATGCAGTGAATACCTCCTTACGAAATGATCTGGCTTACGCGGAACTACGTAATGCTTATAGCCAGATTTTTGTGACGGTGGGACTCGATCCGCTAGCCAACAGTAAAGGGCTAAACGATATCGCGTCCGTGAGCCGGTCGCTGGATAAAACAGAGAAGAACTGGGCAGCAGGCAATATTGCCATGTAA